In Aedes albopictus strain Foshan chromosome 3, AalbF5, whole genome shotgun sequence, the following are encoded in one genomic region:
- the LOC134289867 gene encoding phenoloxidase-activating factor 1-like, producing the protein MAVKVFVCLILSLMWYQLSQSISIPVSPCSDLFSYRVHPDDKTTVGFIQLTGLNPDENVRLKVQISIRAWLMKDQKFYLHLYKPLDATYSDIVNHGTATYWIKSPVQHPLPLLVSINLNGKQICSGPPAQKSASTATMSHTFICPKSYSTGHEATKAYLRPPVAIQDNCGTNNQVTDLSINGKPSRVGQFPWAVPLFERNWLSVLEYFCTGTIVTDRHILTAAHCVKNMDPDDILAIPGIHNISDLSTEDGAIHANVQHVICHEDYERDSEHLVDQDADIAILRLKRHLHFTILIKPICLRQDLDQLSTMNNNNGLVSGWGHTENGPAKIPFYYTSTIVSKEQCGADLGFSIPKRARIFCGDGSGSVACKGDSGSAMAMKYKNRFYLRGVVSKAILDETTGKCDADNYAIYIDVPKFMHWILGHINDDDYDDGDDDFDSKNDDDNDNNDDDNFDDDGGDDDDDDDDDDDVFGYDDDDDFDFKDVDDKDDDSEEDHFSSIFSVFTSVGIGLLINKYVIIIGIIVNGVTRFFS; encoded by the exons ATGGCAGTCAAAGTATTTGTGTGTTTGATACTTTCATTAATGTGGTATCAATTGAGTCAATCTATTAGTATCCCGGTGTCACCATGCAGTGACCTGTTCTCATACCGAGTTCACCCTGATGATAAGACGACTGTTGGTTTTATACAGCTAACTGGTTTAAATCCTGATGAGAATGTTCGTCTCAAGGTACAGATCTCAATAAGAGCTTGGTTGATGAAA GACCAAAAATTTTACCTCCATCTGTACAAACCACTCGACGCTACGTACAGTGACATCGTCAATCACGGAACTGCAACATATTGGATAAAATCCCCAGTGCAACACCCTCTCCCTTTGCTGGTATCAATAAACCTAAACGGAAAACAAATATGTTCCGGGCCTCCTGCACAAAAATCAGCATCAACTGCAACGATGTCTCATACTTTTATTTGTCCAAAGTCGTATAGTACGGGGCATGAA GCTACCAAGGCGTATCTTCGTCCACCGGTTGCAATTCAAGA CAATTGTGGCACCAACAATCAGGTAACTGACCTTTCTATCAACGGCAAGCCCTCACGAGTGGGTCAATTCCCATGGGCTGTTCCACTATTCGAACGCAATTGGTTATCAGTGCTCGAATATTTCTGTACTGGGACAATCGTTACGGATCGTCATATTTTAACTGCGGCTCACTGCGTCAAAAACATGGACCCCGACGATATCCTAGCCATTCCCGGAATACACAACATCTCAGATTTATCTACGGAAGATGGCGCTATTCATGCAAATGTACAGCATGTCATATGCCACGAAGACTACGAGCGTGACAGTGAGCACCTCGTTGATCAAGATGCGGATATTGCTATCTTGCGTTTGAAAAGGCATCTGCATTTCACGATTTTGATTAAACCTATCTGTTTGAGGCAAGATCTAGACCAGCTAAGCACAATGAATAACAACAACGGTTTAGTGTCAGGCTGGGGCCACACCGAAAATGGACCTGCAAAAATCCCCTTCTACTATACCAGTACCATTGTCAGTAAAGAGCAGTGCGGCGCTGACTTGGGCTTTAGTATACCAAAAAGGGCCAGGATATTCTGTGGCGATGGTTCGGGTTCTGTCGCTTGCAAAGGAGACTCCGGTAGCGCGATGGCTATGAAGTATAAGAATCGCTTTTATCTACGAGGTGTGGTATCGAAAGCGATCCTGGATGAAACAACTGGGAAGTGTGACGCGGATAATTATGCCATATATATAGATGTACCGAAGTTTATGCACTGGATACTTGGGCAtattaatgatgatgattatgatgatggtgatgatgattttGATTCTAAAAATGATGATGATAACGataataatgatgatgataatttcgatgatgatggtggtgatgatgatgatgatgatgatgatgatgatgatgttttcggctatgatgatgatgatgattttgatTTTAAAGATGTTGATGATAAAGATGATGATAGCGAGGAAGATCATTTTTCTTCTATTTTCTCAGTGTTTACTTCTGTTGGTATTGGTTTACTCATTAACAAGTATGTCATCATTATAGGCATAATAGTCAATGGTGTTACTAGATTTTTTTCCTAA